A genomic window from Pseudomonadota bacterium includes:
- a CDS encoding DsbA family protein, whose product MLYLVEARRFFRHILFFSLLLLTAYGCGKTDEEATFDASRLPTRLLGNPEAAVTIVVFASLTCPHCAKFEVETLPLLKAKYIDTGKVRLLYRNFPLDNLAHKAAMLADCTPKDNYFNFLTLLFSRQRSWAESADPRAALASLAKMVGMDEKTYDACLNDSTLADTILKERLYGEKAYKVRSTPTFIIDGEKHVGDMLIEDFDKILAPLLKKAEAA is encoded by the coding sequence ATGCTATATCTTGTGGAAGCGAGGCGGTTTTTCCGCCATATCCTGTTTTTCTCCTTGCTCCTGTTGACCGCCTATGGCTGCGGAAAAACGGACGAAGAGGCCACTTTTGACGCGTCCCGCCTGCCGACTCGGCTGCTCGGCAACCCGGAGGCGGCCGTCACTATTGTTGTCTTCGCCTCACTCACCTGCCCGCACTGTGCAAAGTTCGAGGTCGAGACGCTGCCGCTACTCAAGGCAAAGTATATCGACACCGGCAAGGTGCGGCTGCTTTACCGGAATTTCCCGCTGGACAACCTCGCGCACAAGGCCGCCATGCTTGCCGATTGCACGCCGAAAGATAATTATTTCAACTTTCTGACTCTGCTGTTTTCCCGTCAGCGGAGCTGGGCAGAATCCGCCGACCCGCGGGCGGCGCTGGCCAGTCTCGCAAAAATGGTCGGCATGGACGAAAAAACCTACGACGCCTGCCTGAACGATTCGACGCTGGCCGACACCATCCTCAAGGAACGCCTATATGGGGAAAAGGCCTACAAGGTGCGATCGACTCCCACCTTCATCATCGATGGCGAAAAGCATGTCGGCGACATGCTCATCGAGGACTTCGACAAGATTCTAGCTCCCCTCCTGAAAAAAGCCGAGGCGGCCTGA
- a CDS encoding DciA family protein, whose product MSPPRQGTRSLAQLVPRIAVRALGRRGVMVASLVTKWSDIVGPVLGRASLPRKLVFPRGAREGATLHVAVAGSLATELQHLEPLIVERINGFLGYAAVHRLKLVQDMLVRNATALPAKDRLSEKTETAGTPGPGQEGAETESGLEEALARLGRAVEARQRVLGAGHARGGAKK is encoded by the coding sequence ATGTCGCCGCCCCGCCAAGGCACGCGCTCCCTTGCCCAGCTTGTCCCCCGCATCGCCGTTCGCGCCCTTGGCCGGCGGGGCGTCATGGTCGCCAGCCTCGTCACGAAATGGTCGGATATTGTCGGTCCTGTCCTCGGACGGGCCAGCCTGCCGCGCAAGCTTGTCTTTCCGCGGGGGGCGCGCGAGGGTGCGACGCTGCACGTCGCGGTGGCCGGCAGCCTGGCGACGGAGCTGCAGCATCTCGAGCCCCTGATCGTCGAACGGATCAACGGCTTTCTCGGTTATGCCGCCGTCCACCGGCTGAAGCTTGTTCAGGACATGCTGGTTCGGAACGCGACCGCCCTGCCGGCGAAAGACCGCCTCTCGGAAAAGACGGAAACGGCCGGAACGCCGGGCCCGGGCCAAGAAGGCGCGGAGACGGAATCGGGATTGGAGGAAGCGCTGGCCCGCCTCGGCCGCGCGGTGGAGGCGCGCCAGCGCGTTCTGGGTGCCGGACACGCCCGCGGCGGCGCCAAGAAATAG
- the mutY gene encoding A/G-specific adenine glycosylase, whose protein sequence is MATTRRTSPSKKAVPDAARLARALLRWYDRGHRSFVWRAELGERADPYRVWLSEMMLQQTQAATVDPYFRKFVARWPTLADLAAADLDDLLHAWQGLGYYSRARNLHRAARILVQEMGGRLPEDEAALRALPGIGPYSAAAIAAIAFGKPAVVVDGNVERVIARFFAVKEAFPKAKGRVRELAAGLTPRARPGDYAHAIMELGGAVCRRSQPDCGRCPWAFACRAYAEGLTDRLPRRAKRGRRPLRHGVAFWLQRGDGAVLLRRRPEKGLLGGMMEIPSTVWRDDAWTLGEALQHVPVPSARLRRKRLLPGVVRHEFSHFRLELRVVATATQGRVKMSEDMVWCRPERFADYALPSVMRKLIAHVLDGEIPGGEALDL, encoded by the coding sequence ATGGCGACCACACGCCGCACATCGCCGAGTAAGAAGGCCGTCCCGGACGCCGCCCGTCTGGCGCGGGCGTTGCTTCGCTGGTACGACCGCGGCCACCGTTCCTTCGTGTGGCGGGCCGAGCTTGGGGAGCGCGCCGATCCCTACCGCGTCTGGCTCAGCGAAATGATGCTGCAGCAAACCCAGGCTGCCACCGTCGATCCCTATTTTCGGAAATTCGTCGCGCGCTGGCCGACACTTGCGGACTTGGCGGCGGCCGATCTCGACGACCTGCTTCACGCCTGGCAGGGCCTTGGTTACTACAGCCGGGCGCGCAACCTGCACCGTGCGGCGCGGATTCTCGTTCAGGAGATGGGGGGACGCCTCCCCGAGGACGAGGCGGCGCTGCGCGCGCTTCCCGGCATCGGTCCCTACAGCGCCGCCGCCATCGCCGCCATCGCCTTCGGCAAGCCGGCCGTGGTCGTGGACGGCAATGTCGAGCGGGTCATCGCGCGCTTCTTCGCGGTGAAGGAGGCCTTTCCCAAAGCCAAGGGAAGGGTTCGGGAGCTTGCGGCGGGGCTTACGCCGCGCGCCCGCCCCGGGGATTACGCGCATGCCATCATGGAACTCGGCGGCGCCGTCTGCCGGCGGTCGCAGCCGGATTGCGGCCGCTGCCCATGGGCGTTCGCCTGCCGGGCTTACGCGGAAGGGCTGACCGATCGGCTGCCCCGGCGGGCAAAACGGGGCAGGCGGCCGCTCCGCCATGGGGTCGCCTTCTGGCTTCAGCGCGGCGACGGCGCCGTCCTTTTGCGGCGGCGGCCGGAGAAGGGCCTGCTCGGCGGCATGATGGAAATTCCCTCGACCGTCTGGCGGGACGACGCATGGACCCTTGGCGAGGCGTTGCAGCACGTCCCCGTGCCGTCGGCCAGGCTTCGCCGCAAGCGGCTCTTGCCGGGCGTCGTCCGCCACGAATTTTCCCACTTCCGGCTGGAACTCCGCGTCGTGGCGACAGCCACCCAAGGCCGGGTAAAAATGTCGGAGGATATGGTCTGGTGTCGGCCGGAACGCTTCGCCGATTATGCGCTGCCTTCGGTCATGCGGAAACTCATCGCCCATGTTCTTGATGGCGAGATTCCTGGCGGCGAGGCTCTTGACCTTTGA
- a CDS encoding response regulator has product MQNAKALSTQPHKASRVLIADDNPAMQEIVRTILGLAGFDTKNVDNGIAAVEAIAAGEYDLVLMDVEMPKLSGIEATKAIRALPNGKSKVPIVAFTGHVTLDDQERFYQAGMNDFAAKPIAANELVALVERWTQEKPCPAEARTEARKESPLPLFEPMTLADFEAMIGLQSTIELLVLFDKTVRVHADGIRLATEKRDLLLLSENAHDLKSVAGNCGFTRLSRHAAAIEKACKHGNAALAFVLTGEVDGMLAASLSQLRATYPEVAARCEAKTAARAGGG; this is encoded by the coding sequence ATGCAAAACGCAAAGGCGCTTTCCACTCAACCACACAAGGCGTCGCGCGTCTTGATCGCCGACGACAACCCGGCCATGCAGGAGATCGTCCGAACGATCCTCGGTCTGGCTGGCTTCGATACGAAAAACGTCGACAACGGTATCGCCGCGGTCGAAGCAATCGCGGCGGGTGAATACGACCTCGTTCTCATGGACGTCGAGATGCCGAAGTTGAGCGGGATCGAGGCGACGAAGGCGATCCGTGCGCTGCCGAACGGAAAAAGCAAGGTCCCCATCGTCGCCTTCACCGGGCACGTGACGCTGGACGATCAGGAGCGTTTCTACCAGGCCGGCATGAACGACTTCGCGGCGAAGCCGATTGCCGCCAACGAGCTGGTCGCGCTCGTTGAACGCTGGACCCAGGAAAAACCTTGCCCGGCCGAGGCAAGAACCGAAGCAAGAAAGGAAAGTCCCCTGCCCCTGTTCGAGCCGATGACGCTAGCCGATTTCGAGGCGATGATCGGCTTGCAGTCAACCATCGAACTGCTCGTGCTGTTCGACAAAACGGTACGCGTCCACGCCGACGGCATCCGCCTGGCAACGGAAAAACGGGACCTTCTTCTCCTCTCCGAAAACGCGCACGACCTCAAAAGCGTCGCCGGTAATTGCGGGTTCACGCGCTTGAGCCGCCACGCCGCCGCCATCGAGAAGGCCTGCAAGCACGGCAACGCCGCACTTGCCTTCGTGCTGACCGGCGAGGTCGACGGCATGTTGGCCGCCTCGCTAAGCCAGCTGCGAGCCACCTACCCGGAGGTCGCGGCAAGATGCGAGGCAAAAACCGCCGCGCGGGCGGGCGGCGGCTGA
- a CDS encoding restriction endonuclease, whose protein sequence is MALIRDRRGRGDGGYTRLFGDPELGNLISRIQSAVIASGNELEKLIIERSNIIKDLDVFLQQDTYPESVCIATKAAIKKCKTIVSVSAEPDFVVFQRRPSRQHCYIIELKDGDAFDTKKAAGERESMHRFVNVIAPLVRFTITTHFCCFNQNNRRAIVDGFKRKITTEEAMTGQEFCQLLSIDYEEIVKFRQEHQIKNFQYFTRELLAIQPVRAEIERQLPGNN, encoded by the coding sequence ATGGCCTTAATCCGTGATAGGCGGGGGCGGGGTGATGGGGGCTACACGCGCCTTTTTGGCGATCCTGAACTTGGAAACCTTATCAGCCGTATCCAAAGCGCTGTTATTGCGTCCGGCAATGAGCTTGAAAAGCTCATAATAGAAAGATCAAATATTATTAAGGACTTAGATGTCTTTCTCCAGCAAGACACTTACCCTGAAAGTGTGTGTATAGCGACAAAAGCGGCAATCAAAAAATGCAAAACGATTGTTTCTGTCTCGGCCGAGCCAGATTTCGTGGTGTTTCAACGTCGCCCCTCTCGCCAACATTGTTACATCATAGAATTAAAAGATGGGGACGCCTTCGATACTAAGAAGGCGGCAGGGGAGCGAGAGAGTATGCATCGCTTTGTCAATGTTATTGCTCCTCTCGTCCGGTTTACAATCACCACTCATTTTTGCTGCTTTAACCAAAATAACCGTCGGGCGATTGTTGACGGCTTTAAGCGCAAAATTACGACGGAGGAAGCCATGACGGGCCAAGAATTCTGTCAGTTGCTCAGTATTGATTATGAGGAAATCGTAAAATTTCGGCAGGAACATCAAATCAAAAACTTCCAATATTTTACGAGAGAATTACTAGCCATCCAACCGGTCCGGGCGGAAATCGAAAGACAGTTACCCGGAAACAACTAA
- a CDS encoding DNA methyltransferase yields the protein MKNRTEIIGPINTANEDFAQTVTPSVRKKSVYGNRQKILQPSLSLPKGIKPNRRNKHEGVSFLKKLQPESLLLCFFDPQYRGVLDHQNYGNEGERQRARSELRQMSEAEIKRFLREIDRVLMRSGHLLLWTDKFHLCTGLGPWLEKTNLDVVDLIVWNKLRMGMGYRSRRVSEYLVVLQKAPRRAKGVWSLHDIRDVWDEKVTNDGPHAKPIGLQSRLIEALTNAGDIVIDPAAGSYSILKACARTNRQFLGCDIRG from the coding sequence ATGAAAAACCGCACGGAAATTATTGGGCCGATCAATACCGCCAACGAAGATTTCGCGCAGACCGTAACACCGTCTGTCCGCAAGAAATCCGTCTATGGCAACCGGCAGAAAATCCTTCAGCCTTCCCTTTCCCTTCCCAAGGGCATCAAGCCGAACCGCCGCAATAAACACGAAGGTGTGTCCTTCTTAAAAAAACTCCAACCGGAAAGCTTGCTGCTTTGTTTCTTCGACCCGCAATACCGCGGCGTCCTCGATCATCAGAACTACGGCAACGAAGGCGAACGCCAACGTGCGCGATCGGAATTGCGGCAAATGTCGGAAGCCGAGATCAAACGATTCCTTCGTGAAATTGACCGGGTGCTGATGCGGTCCGGCCATCTGCTTTTATGGACGGACAAGTTCCATCTCTGCACGGGTCTCGGGCCGTGGCTGGAGAAAACCAATCTGGACGTGGTGGATCTTATCGTCTGGAACAAGCTGCGCATGGGCATGGGATACCGGAGCCGCCGCGTCAGCGAGTACCTGGTCGTCCTGCAAAAAGCGCCGCGCCGCGCCAAAGGTGTATGGTCCCTCCACGATATTCGCGACGTCTGGGATGAAAAAGTAACGAACGACGGCCCCCACGCCAAACCGATCGGCCTGCAGAGCCGCCTCATAGAAGCCCTTACCAATGCCGGCGATATTGTGATTGATCCGGCGGCGGGTAGTTATTCCATATTGAAGGCCTGCGCACGAACGAACCGGCAATTTCTAGGCTGCGATATCAGGGGCTAA
- a CDS encoding ribonuclease HII, producing the protein MPDFSLEMEAQGPVAGIDEVGRGALVGPVVAAAVILDPFTFPKDLGATVRDSKLLTPGKRERLFRAILPLGRIGIGAASVHEIDRLNILQASLLAMARAVAALGTTPALALVDGNVAPSLPCPVRTVVGGDNLSLSIAAASILAKVTRDRLMAALGKRHPAYGWERNAGYGTAEHRAALWTHGATLHHRRHFQPIPRILSRAIPQGSLANT; encoded by the coding sequence GTGCCGGATTTTTCCCTCGAAATGGAAGCCCAAGGTCCGGTCGCCGGGATCGACGAAGTGGGCCGGGGCGCGCTGGTCGGACCGGTCGTCGCCGCCGCCGTCATCCTCGATCCGTTCACTTTTCCGAAGGACCTTGGCGCAACGGTGCGGGATTCGAAACTTCTCACGCCGGGGAAACGCGAACGGCTGTTCCGGGCGATCCTTCCCCTGGGCCGCATCGGCATCGGCGCAGCGAGCGTTCACGAAATCGACCGCCTCAACATCTTGCAGGCGAGCTTGCTTGCGATGGCGCGCGCCGTGGCGGCGCTTGGAACCACGCCCGCACTTGCCCTGGTGGATGGCAACGTCGCCCCTTCCCTTCCCTGTCCGGTTCGCACCGTCGTCGGGGGAGACAACCTCAGCCTTTCAATCGCCGCCGCCTCGATCCTGGCCAAGGTGACGCGCGACCGGCTGATGGCCGCACTTGGCAAGCGCCACCCGGCCTATGGCTGGGAGCGGAACGCGGGCTACGGCACGGCCGAGCACCGGGCGGCACTTTGGACCCACGGCGCGACCCTTCACCACCGGCGGCATTTCCAACCCATTCCCCGTATCTTGAGTCGCGCAATCCCACAGGGTAGTTTGGCAAATACCTAG
- a CDS encoding PA0069 family radical SAM protein, translating into MVDALSPQPRKGRGAVSNPRPRFDAQARIAVADGWTAEADPPLRTTVAVDTTRTILTRNDSPDIPFDRSINPYRGCEHGCVYCFARPTHAYLGLSPGLDFESRLFAKPDAAELLAAELRKPGYRCAPIALGTNTDCYQPVERTYAITRAILKTLLAFSHPVTLVTKSALVLRDLDILRALAERNLVKVFVSVTSLKPEIARTLEPRAARPDRRLATIGELARANVPVGVMTAPLIPFLTDSEMEAILEKAAEAGAREAGYTLIRLPREVAPLFREWLETNAPGKARHVMHLVQGARGGKDYDSRFFLRRRGAGPYAELLEKRFHLACRRLGLNEKTQGLDRDHFRPPPAAGDQLNLFG; encoded by the coding sequence ATGGTTGACGCCCTGTCACCCCAGCCCAGGAAAGGCCGCGGCGCCGTCAGCAACCCGCGCCCCCGTTTCGACGCGCAGGCGCGGATCGCGGTCGCCGACGGCTGGACGGCGGAAGCGGACCCCCCCCTTCGCACGACCGTCGCGGTGGACACGACGCGCACGATCCTCACGCGGAATGATTCGCCGGATATTCCCTTCGACCGCTCGATCAACCCTTACCGCGGCTGCGAGCATGGCTGCGTCTATTGCTTCGCCCGCCCCACCCACGCCTATCTAGGTCTCTCGCCCGGTCTCGATTTCGAAAGCCGCCTGTTTGCCAAGCCCGACGCGGCGGAACTGCTCGCGGCCGAACTTCGCAAGCCCGGCTACCGCTGCGCGCCGATCGCGCTCGGCACCAACACGGATTGCTACCAGCCGGTAGAGCGGACCTATGCGATCACGCGGGCGATCCTTAAGACGCTCTTGGCCTTCTCCCACCCGGTCACTTTGGTGACGAAATCGGCGCTCGTCCTGCGCGATCTCGATATTTTGCGGGCGCTGGCGGAACGCAACCTGGTCAAGGTGTTCGTCTCGGTGACGAGCCTCAAGCCCGAGATCGCCCGCACGCTGGAGCCGCGGGCGGCGAGGCCCGACCGCCGGTTGGCCACGATCGGCGAGCTTGCCCGCGCCAACGTCCCGGTCGGCGTCATGACGGCACCGCTTATCCCCTTCCTCACCGATTCGGAGATGGAGGCGATTCTGGAGAAGGCCGCCGAGGCCGGGGCCAGGGAAGCCGGCTACACCCTGATCCGCCTGCCGCGCGAAGTAGCGCCTCTTTTCCGCGAATGGCTAGAGACCAACGCGCCCGGCAAGGCGCGCCACGTGATGCACCTCGTGCAAGGGGCGCGGGGCGGCAAGGATTACGATTCCCGTTTCTTCCTGCGCCGACGGGGCGCCGGCCCCTACGCCGAGTTGCTTGAAAAGCGGTTCCACCTCGCCTGCCGGCGGCTCGGCCTGAACGAAAAAACGCAAGGGCTGGATCGCGACCACTTCCGTCCGCCACCCGCGGCCGGCGATCAACTCAACCTGTTCGGGTAG
- a CDS encoding TIGR04283 family arsenosugar biosynthesis glycosyltransferase: MPNGPLLSVLLPTRNAAKTLAATLPKLAPIREAFPCEVIVADGGSTDDTVAVAESFGAKVVRLPPGMPPGRGQQLRNAALAARGEWLFFLHADSQPGTGWSEVVRKFTAEPENYHVAAVFRLALDSERKAARRIERLVAWRCRVFGLPYGDQGLLLSRALYDAVGGFAPIPIMEDVEIVRRLGKDRLAFLDAPLVTSAERYEKGGYWRRPFRNLVCLALYFLGASPARLRRFYG; this comes from the coding sequence ATGCCGAACGGTCCTTTGCTTAGCGTCCTGCTGCCGACCCGCAACGCCGCCAAGACGCTGGCTGCGACGCTGCCCAAGCTGGCGCCGATCCGCGAAGCCTTTCCTTGCGAGGTGATCGTGGCCGACGGTGGCTCGACGGATGACACGGTCGCGGTGGCGGAAAGCTTCGGCGCAAAGGTGGTGCGGCTTCCCCCCGGCATGCCGCCGGGTCGCGGCCAGCAGCTTCGCAACGCCGCCCTTGCGGCGCGTGGGGAATGGCTTTTCTTCCTGCACGCGGACAGTCAGCCGGGGACGGGTTGGAGCGAAGTAGTACGGAAGTTTACCGCAGAGCCTGAGAATTACCACGTTGCCGCCGTCTTTCGCCTGGCGCTCGACAGCGAGCGTAAGGCCGCGCGGCGGATCGAGCGGCTTGTCGCCTGGCGCTGCCGGGTGTTCGGCCTGCCTTATGGCGATCAGGGGCTCCTTCTCTCGCGCGCCCTTTACGACGCGGTCGGCGGCTTTGCGCCGATCCCAATCATGGAAGACGTCGAGATCGTGCGCCGGCTGGGTAAGGACCGGCTTGCCTTTCTCGACGCGCCGCTTGTCACCTCGGCGGAACGCTACGAGAAGGGGGGCTACTGGCGAAGGCCGTTTCGGAATCTCGTTTGCCTTGCGCTCTATTTCCTTGGCGCCTCGCCTGCGCGCCTTCGCCGCTTCTACGGATGA
- a CDS encoding TIGR04282 family arsenosugar biosynthesis glycosyltransferase, protein MKRHPSGKPPPKKRRREFARHLVLFTRAPRLGRVKRRLAASLGAIAALRFHRAAMATALARFGRHPSFRLWLAVTPDDAGGIASAWPRAKGVARLRQGPGDLGRRMGRVVRVLPPGPVVIVGSDIPEARVGDVRDAFRALTRFDAVFGAAGDGGYWLVGFRRVVLPFRPFRNVRWSSAHALQDTLRNLGPCSRVARVATREDVDDERSFRRWREREKRKQP, encoded by the coding sequence ATGAAACGTCACCCGTCCGGGAAGCCTCCGCCCAAGAAACGCCGCCGTGAATTCGCGCGTCACCTGGTTCTTTTTACGCGCGCCCCGCGCCTGGGTCGGGTAAAGCGAAGACTTGCCGCCTCGCTCGGCGCCATAGCCGCCCTTCGCTTCCACCGGGCGGCGATGGCGACCGCGCTCGCGCGCTTCGGGCGGCACCCTTCCTTCCGTCTCTGGCTTGCGGTCACGCCGGATGACGCCGGCGGCATCGCCAGCGCCTGGCCTCGGGCGAAAGGGGTGGCGCGCCTTCGGCAAGGACCGGGCGATCTTGGCCGGCGCATGGGGCGCGTCGTTCGGGTCTTGCCGCCGGGGCCGGTCGTCATCGTCGGTTCCGACATCCCGGAGGCGCGGGTGGGGGATGTCCGGGACGCCTTTCGCGCGCTAACCCGGTTCGATGCCGTCTTCGGTGCGGCCGGGGATGGCGGCTATTGGCTGGTCGGCTTCCGGCGCGTCGTCCTTCCCTTCCGCCCTTTCCGAAACGTCCGCTGGTCCTCCGCTCACGCGCTGCAAGATACGCTTCGCAACCTGGGGCCTTGTTCCCGCGTGGCCAGGGTTGCAACGCGCGAGGACGTGGACGATGAAAGAAGTTTCCGCCGCTGGCGCGAGCGGGAAAAAAGGAAGCAGCCTTAG
- the moaB gene encoding molybdenum cofactor biosynthesis protein B, which translates to MAIDESRPFLPVRIAILTVSDTRSAADDKSGAVLVERVKEAGHHLAGRAIVRDDAPAITAKLREWVADVDVDVVIATGGTGLTGRDTTPEAFRAVYEKEIEGFGELFRRLSYEKIGTSTIQSRATAGLANGTFLFALPGSPGACKDGWDGILRWQLDSRFRPCNFVELMPRLKER; encoded by the coding sequence ATGGCGATTGACGAGTCCCGGCCTTTTCTTCCCGTTCGCATCGCGATCCTCACCGTCTCTGATACGCGAAGCGCGGCGGACGACAAATCCGGCGCCGTGCTGGTCGAGCGCGTGAAGGAGGCGGGCCACCATCTGGCTGGGCGGGCCATCGTGCGGGACGACGCGCCCGCCATCACGGCTAAGCTTCGCGAATGGGTCGCGGACGTGGACGTGGACGTCGTCATCGCCACCGGCGGCACCGGCCTCACCGGGCGCGACACGACGCCGGAAGCCTTTCGCGCGGTCTATGAGAAGGAGATCGAGGGTTTCGGCGAACTTTTCCGCAGGCTGAGCTACGAGAAGATCGGCACCTCGACGATTCAGTCGCGAGCGACCGCGGGCCTTGCGAACGGCACCTTCCTCTTTGCGCTGCCCGGCTCGCCGGGGGCCTGCAAGGACGGCTGGGACGGCATCCTGCGCTGGCAACTCGACAGCCGCTTCCGTCCCTGCAATTTCGTCGAGCTCATGCCCCGCCTGAAGGAACGCTAA